A genomic segment from Cygnus atratus isolate AKBS03 ecotype Queensland, Australia chromosome Z, CAtr_DNAZoo_HiC_assembly, whole genome shotgun sequence encodes:
- the RFESD gene encoding Rieske domain-containing protein, whose translation MLDLIILSIHFFICFLISVVIWCGSKDVVLHSSSKGTVEMEPDGLVLVGKEDDIKNSQRITAKVNGREVVVFYHEGKFHALDSRCYHEGGPLNLGEIEDIDGQPCIVCPWHKYVITLETGEGLYEGINPLEPSPTPRWQSKGVKQRIHKVTVNNGNVYVSPPDLSVSFDSDYFADKYKNNGDLAVKKKSNSQAAE comes from the exons ATGTTGGACCTCATTATTCTGAGCAttcatttcttcatctgctttctcATCTCTGTTGTAATCTGGTGTGGATCTAAG gATGTGGTTTTGCATAGCTCAAGCAAGGGAACAGTTGAAATGGAGCCAGATGGTCTTGTACTAGTTGGAAAAGAAGATGACATAAAAAACTCCCAAAGAATAACTGCCAAAGTCAATGGCAGAGAAGTTGTTGTTTTCTACCATGAAGGGAAATTTCATGCTTTGGACTCTCGCTGCTACC ATGAAGGAGGCCCTTTAAATCTTGGAGAAATAGAG gaTATCGATGGTCAACCATGTATTGTTTGTCCTTGGCATAAGTATGTAATTACTTTGGAAACAGGAGAAGGATTATATGAAGGAATAAACCCTTTGGAGCCATCACCAACACCTCGGTGGCAGTCAAAAGGAGTAAAACAAAGGATTCACAAAGTTACAGTAAACAATGGCAACGTTTATGTGAGTCCTCCAGATTTGTCTGTAAGCTTTGACTCTGATTATTTTGCTGACAAGTACAAAAATAATGGTGAtttagctgtgaaaaaaaagagcaactcACAGGCAGCAGAGTAA